The following coding sequences are from one Melanotaenia boesemani isolate fMelBoe1 chromosome 19, fMelBoe1.pri, whole genome shotgun sequence window:
- the LOC121629616 gene encoding uncharacterized protein LOC121629616 isoform X2 — MEEESERESEPDSQDIRHPWPYLQELFEVVGSKNDSWRMRCVLCKPKSHEILAFKNSPSNLKKHIERKHSNHVERYKSLTSTTLKRKSVSSEEGSSKQLKLWEMRRCSSLWNKSGRSTAAAEIIEEKCKLQLVRPVETRWNSLFLAVQRIVRIIREQGEGAITAVCSALKIPMFTPAEIAFLTEYVKTMSPFAKAIDVLQGETSVQMGWLVPTITLLKTKLENLRLSSKFCVPLIDALQTGLERRFREMLEDSELIAAAILVPKFKTCWTSNDNILRTGLEFIKRHLKEQPIQHPSDTSNSSSEEDFFSPIKQGNAQENTKQLESYLACPDDTMDILKSFPAVCNLSLKLNTPLPASAACERLFSTAGLIFTPKRACLNSKNFENQLLLRLNKKFW; from the exons ATGGAGGAGGAAAGCGAGCGAGAAAGCGAGCCTGACAGCCAGGACATTCGCCACCCTTGGCCTTATTTACAAGAACTTTTCGAGGTGGTCGGCTCCAAGAATGACTCATGGCGTATGCGTTGCGTCCTTTGTAAACCTAAAAGCCATGAGATTCTGGCTTTCAAAAACTCACCGTCGAATCTGAAAAAACACATAGAG agAAAGCATTCAAATCATGTGGAGCGATACAAAAGCCTGACTTCAACAACTCTAAAGAGGAAGTCTGTCTCCTCAGAGGAAGGGTCATCCAAGCAACTGAAACTATGGGAAATGAGAAGG TGCTCAAGTTTGTGGAATAAAAGTGGAAGGTCCACGGCAGCAGCGGAGATAATCgaagaaaaatgcaaactaCAACTTGTGAGACCGGTTGAAACAAGATGGAACTCTCTCTTCCTGGCAGTCCAGAGAATCGTGAGGATCATCAGAGAGCAAGGCGAAGGAGCAATCACAGCTGTGTGCAGCGCACTTAAAATTCCCAT GTTCACTCCTGCTGAGATTGCTTTTCTCACCGAATATGTAAAGACAATGAGCCCATTCGCAAAAGCGATTGATGTTCTTCAGGGAGAGACCAGTGTTCAAATGGGATGGCTCGTACCCACAATAACACTTCTCAAGACTAAGCTAGAGAATCTTCGACTTTCCTCCAAATTCTGTGTGCCTCTAATAGATGCTCTTCAGACTGGACTTGAAAGACGATTCAGAGAGATGCTTGAAGATTCAGAGCTCATTGCTGCGGCCATTCTTGTCCCCAAATTCAAGACTTGCTGGACAAGTAATGACAACATTCTTAGAACTG GCCTAGAGTTCATCAAAAGGCATCTTAAGGAGCAACCGATCCAACATCCAAGTGACACCTCCAACTCCTCCTCAGAAGAAGACTTCTTTTCTCCCATCAAGCAGGGAAACGCTCAAGAGAACACTAAGCAGCTCGAGTCCTACCTGGCCTGCCCAGATGATACCATGGACATCCTGAAATCTTTCCCAGCTGTTTGTAACTTATCCCTTAAGCTAAACACACCACTTCCAGCCTCAGCTGCCTGTGAGAGGCTTTTTAGCACCGCTGGCCTCATCTTTACCCCCAAAAGGGCTTGCCTGAACTCCAAGAACTTTGAGAACCAGCTGCTTCTAAGGCTAAACAAGAAATTCTGGTAG
- the LOC121629616 gene encoding uncharacterized protein LOC121629616 isoform X1, with the protein MEEESERESEPDSQDIRHPWPYLQELFEVVGSKNDSWRMRCVLCKPKSHEILAFKNSPSNLKKHIERKHSNHVERYKSLTSTTLKRKSVSSEEGSSKQLKLWEMRRVSQKSVDQYIINFVIQGLHPFSIVEQPGFRALLNHLQPDLTVMSRGTIKNHIDKATDEMKNNLKAAMSDIEFIATTTDCWTAHRRSFIGVTAHWIESETMVRSSAALACKQIRGSHTFSALAQALTDIHTEYNIRDKIVRTTTDNGSNFIKAFRLYGEVDENNNDLRQEQTGTEQGNSEGEEDEENHDEFQFVEAGTLLDQDDGLEYQLPKHQRCACHLLNLVSTVDISTANANTTYKRLSRSAFAKCSSLWNKSGRSTAAAEIIEEKCKLQLVRPVETRWNSLFLAVQRIVRIIREQGEGAITAVCSALKIPMFTPAEIAFLTEYVKTMSPFAKAIDVLQGETSVQMGWLVPTITLLKTKLENLRLSSKFCVPLIDALQTGLERRFREMLEDSELIAAAILVPKFKTCWTSNDNILRTGLEFIKRHLKEQPIQHPSDTSNSSSEEDFFSPIKQGNAQENTKQLESYLACPDDTMDILKSFPAVCNLSLKLNTPLPASAACERLFSTAGLIFTPKRACLNSKNFENQLLLRLNKKFW; encoded by the exons ATGGAGGAGGAAAGCGAGCGAGAAAGCGAGCCTGACAGCCAGGACATTCGCCACCCTTGGCCTTATTTACAAGAACTTTTCGAGGTGGTCGGCTCCAAGAATGACTCATGGCGTATGCGTTGCGTCCTTTGTAAACCTAAAAGCCATGAGATTCTGGCTTTCAAAAACTCACCGTCGAATCTGAAAAAACACATAGAG agAAAGCATTCAAATCATGTGGAGCGATACAAAAGCCTGACTTCAACAACTCTAAAGAGGAAGTCTGTCTCCTCAGAGGAAGGGTCATCCAAGCAACTGAAACTATGGGAAATGAGAAGGGTATCGCAAAAAAGTGTTGATCAGTACATTATAAACTTTGTTATTCAGGGTCTCCACCCCTTTAGCATTGTGGAGCAGCCAGGCTTTCGAGCTCTTCTAAATCATCTGCAGCCAGATCTAACTGTGATGTCTCGAGGGACCATAAAAAATCACATAGATAAAGCAacagatgaaatgaaaaacaatttaaaggcTGCTATGAGTGACATTGAATTCATCGCTACTACTACCGATTGCTGGACGGCTCATAGGCGAAGTTTTATCGGAGTAACAGCACATTGGATTGAGTCGGAAACCATGGTCAGATCCTCTGCTGcgttagcatgcaagcaaattAGGGGATCACATACATTCTCGGCACTCGCTCAAGCACTAACTGACATCCATACAGAGTACAACATACGTGACAAAATAGTGCGCACAACTACGGACAATGGCTCAAACTTCATAAAAGCTTTTAGGCTCTATGGTGAGGTAGATGAAAATAACAACGATCTTAGACAGGAACAGACAGGAACAGAACAAGGAAACAGTgaaggagaggaagatgaagaaaacCATGATGAATTTCAGTTTGTGGAGGCTGGAACATTGTTGGATCAAGATGATGGTTTAGAATATCAACTGCCAAAACACCAACGATGTGCCTGCCATCTTTTGAACTTAGTTTCAACAGTTGATATTTCCACTGCAAATGCCAACACAACCTACAAACGACTTTCTCGTTCTGCTTTTGCGAAGTGCTCAAGTTTGTGGAATAAAAGTGGAAGGTCCACGGCAGCAGCGGAGATAATCgaagaaaaatgcaaactaCAACTTGTGAGACCGGTTGAAACAAGATGGAACTCTCTCTTCCTGGCAGTCCAGAGAATCGTGAGGATCATCAGAGAGCAAGGCGAAGGAGCAATCACAGCTGTGTGCAGCGCACTTAAAATTCCCAT GTTCACTCCTGCTGAGATTGCTTTTCTCACCGAATATGTAAAGACAATGAGCCCATTCGCAAAAGCGATTGATGTTCTTCAGGGAGAGACCAGTGTTCAAATGGGATGGCTCGTACCCACAATAACACTTCTCAAGACTAAGCTAGAGAATCTTCGACTTTCCTCCAAATTCTGTGTGCCTCTAATAGATGCTCTTCAGACTGGACTTGAAAGACGATTCAGAGAGATGCTTGAAGATTCAGAGCTCATTGCTGCGGCCATTCTTGTCCCCAAATTCAAGACTTGCTGGACAAGTAATGACAACATTCTTAGAACTG GCCTAGAGTTCATCAAAAGGCATCTTAAGGAGCAACCGATCCAACATCCAAGTGACACCTCCAACTCCTCCTCAGAAGAAGACTTCTTTTCTCCCATCAAGCAGGGAAACGCTCAAGAGAACACTAAGCAGCTCGAGTCCTACCTGGCCTGCCCAGATGATACCATGGACATCCTGAAATCTTTCCCAGCTGTTTGTAACTTATCCCTTAAGCTAAACACACCACTTCCAGCCTCAGCTGCCTGTGAGAGGCTTTTTAGCACCGCTGGCCTCATCTTTACCCCCAAAAGGGCTTGCCTGAACTCCAAGAACTTTGAGAACCAGCTGCTTCTAAGGCTAAACAAGAAATTCTGGTAG